A genomic stretch from Streptococcus oralis includes:
- a CDS encoding LCP family protein encodes MTKRSKRSRSGKVKRSVNIALLTVYLLLASFLLFLIFKYHILAFRYFNLVATALVLLVALAELLLIIYKKAEKFTIFLLVLSILVSSVSLFAVQQFVGLTNRLNATSNYSEYSISVAVLADSEIGNVTQLTSVTAPTGTDNENIQKLLADIKSSQNTDLTVNQSSSYLAAYKSLIAGDTKAIVLNSVFENIIESEYPDYASKIKKIYTKGFTKKVEAPKTSKSQSFNIYVSGIDTYGPISSVSRSDVNILMTVNRDTKKILLTTTPRDAYVPIADGGNNQKDKLTHAGIYGVDSSIHTLENLYGVDINYYVRLNFTSFLKLIDLLGGVDVYNDQEFTALANKKHYSIGNVHLDSEEALAFVRERYSLADGDRDRGRNQQKVIVAILQKLTSTEALKNYSTIIDSLQDSIQTNMPLETMMNLVNAQLESGGTYKVNSQDLKGTGRMDLPSYAMPDSNLYMMEIDDSSLASVKTAIQDVLEGR; translated from the coding sequence ATGACGAAACGTTCAAAGAGATCTCGCTCAGGAAAAGTAAAGCGAAGCGTTAACATAGCCTTGTTAACTGTTTATCTATTGTTGGCTAGCTTTTTATTGTTTTTGATTTTTAAATACCATATCCTTGCTTTTAGATATTTTAATCTAGTGGCAACTGCGTTAGTTCTACTAGTTGCCTTAGCAGAGCTACTCTTGATTATCTATAAAAAAGCTGAAAAATTTACTATTTTTCTGTTGGTGCTCTCTATCCTTGTGAGCTCTGTTTCACTTTTTGCAGTACAGCAGTTTGTTGGACTGACCAATCGTTTAAATGCGACTTCTAATTACTCAGAATATTCTATCAGTGTTGCTGTTTTAGCAGATAGTGAGATTGGAAATGTTACGCAACTGACGAGTGTGACAGCACCGACTGGGACTGATAATGAAAATATTCAAAAACTACTAGCTGATATCAAGTCAAGTCAGAATACCGATTTGACGGTCAATCAGAGTTCGTCTTACTTGGCGGCTTACAAGAGTCTGATTGCAGGTGACACCAAGGCCATTGTCTTAAATAGTGTCTTTGAAAATATCATCGAGTCAGAGTATCCGGACTATGCGTCAAAGATTAAAAAGATTTATACTAAGGGATTCACTAAAAAAGTAGAAGCTCCTAAAACTTCAAAGAGTCAGTCTTTTAATATCTATGTGAGTGGTATTGATACTTATGGTCCGATTAGTTCAGTGTCGCGTTCAGACGTCAATATCCTGATGACTGTTAATCGAGATACCAAGAAAATTCTCTTGACCACAACGCCACGTGATGCTTATGTACCAATCGCAGATGGTGGAAATAATCAAAAAGATAAATTGACCCATGCGGGCATTTATGGAGTTGATTCATCCATTCACACCTTAGAAAATCTCTATGGGGTGGATATCAATTACTATGTGCGATTGAACTTCACTTCGTTTTTGAAATTGATTGATTTGTTGGGTGGGGTAGATGTTTATAATGATCAGGAATTCACAGCTCTTGCTAATAAAAAACACTATTCTATCGGTAATGTCCATTTAGATTCAGAAGAGGCACTCGCTTTTGTTCGCGAGCGCTACTCTCTAGCAGATGGTGACCGCGACCGCGGGCGCAATCAACAAAAGGTGATTGTGGCTATCCTTCAAAAATTAACGTCGACCGAAGCACTGAAAAATTATAGTACGATTATTGATAGCTTGCAAGATTCTATCCAAACAAACATGCCGCTTGAGACCATGATGAACTTGGTCAATGCTCAGTTAGAAAGTGGTGGAACTTACAAAGTGAATTCGCAAGACTTGAAAGGTACAGGACGGATGGATCTTCCTTCCTATGCGATGCCAGATAGCAACCTCTATATGATGGAAATTGACGACAGTAGCCTTGCATCTGTCAAAACTGCTATTCAAGACGTGTTGGAGGGAAGATGA
- a CDS encoding sugar transferase: MNGKVVKPSLAIIQSFLVILVTYLLSAVRETEIVSTTAIALYILHYFVFYISDYGQDFFKRGYFIELVQTLKYILFFALAISISNFFLEDRFSISRRGMIYFLTLHALLVYVLNLFIKWYWKRAYPNFKGSKKILLLTATSRAEKVLDRLIESNEVVGELVAVSVLDKPDFQHNSLKVVAEEEIVDFATHEVVDEVFINLPSEKYNIGELISQFETMGIDVTVNLNAFDRSLARNKQIREMAGLNVVTFSTTFYKTSHVIAKRIIDIVGALVGLILCGLVSVVLVPLIRKDGGSAIFAQTRIGKNGRHFTFYKFRSMCVDAEDKKRELMEQNTMQGGMFKVDDDPRITKIGRFIRKTSLDELPQFYNVLKGDMSLVGTRPPTVDEYEHYTPEQKRRLSFKPGITGLWQVSGRSEIKNFDEVVKLDVAYIDDWTIWKDIEILLKTVKTVLNRQGAK, from the coding sequence ATGAATGGAAAAGTAGTAAAGCCTTCATTGGCCATAATCCAGAGTTTTCTTGTCATTTTAGTGACTTATCTGCTTAGCGCTGTGAGAGAAACAGAGATTGTTTCAACAACAGCTATTGCACTTTATATCCTCCATTATTTTGTCTTTTATATCAGTGATTATGGACAGGATTTTTTTAAAAGGGGATATTTTATTGAACTTGTCCAGACATTGAAATATATCCTATTCTTTGCGCTAGCGATTAGTATTTCTAATTTTTTCTTAGAAGATCGATTTAGTATTTCTAGACGAGGCATGATTTACTTCCTCACATTACATGCTCTCTTAGTCTATGTGCTAAACTTATTTATCAAGTGGTATTGGAAGCGAGCTTACCCCAATTTTAAAGGAAGTAAGAAGATCCTCTTGCTCACAGCAACTTCTCGTGCCGAAAAGGTACTGGATAGACTAATAGAATCAAATGAGGTTGTTGGGGAGTTGGTAGCTGTCAGTGTTTTAGACAAACCAGATTTTCAGCATAATTCTTTAAAGGTAGTAGCAGAGGAGGAGATAGTAGACTTTGCGACTCATGAGGTGGTCGATGAAGTCTTTATCAATCTTCCAAGTGAAAAATACAATATTGGAGAGCTTATCTCTCAGTTTGAAACGATGGGAATTGATGTAACAGTCAATCTAAATGCTTTTGATCGTAGTTTGGCACGTAACAAGCAAATTCGTGAGATGGCAGGATTAAACGTTGTGACTTTTTCTACAACATTTTATAAGACTAGTCACGTGATTGCTAAGCGGATTATTGATATAGTGGGTGCATTGGTAGGACTGATACTATGTGGTCTAGTCAGTGTTGTACTGGTCCCTTTGATTCGAAAGGATGGGGGCTCTGCTATTTTTGCACAGACGCGTATAGGAAAAAATGGACGACATTTTACTTTTTATAAGTTTCGCTCCATGTGTGTAGATGCTGAGGACAAAAAAAGAGAACTCATGGAACAAAATACCATGCAGGGTGGAATGTTTAAGGTGGACGATGATCCGCGTATCACGAAAATTGGTCGTTTTATAAGGAAGACTAGCTTGGACGAGCTGCCACAGTTTTATAATGTTCTAAAGGGAGATATGAGTTTGGTAGGTACACGACCACCAACAGTGGACGAGTATGAACACTATACCCCAGAACAAAAACGTCGACTAAGTTTTAAACCTGGAATAACAGGCTTATGGCAGGTCAGTGGACGAAGTGAGATTAAGAATTTCGATGAAGTTGTCAAATTAGATGTGGCCTATATAGATGATTGGACAATTTGGAAAGATATTGAAATTTTATTGAAGACAGTTAAGACCGTGTTAAACAGACAGGGAGCTAAATGA
- a CDS encoding glycosyltransferase, with protein sequence MGKKLLTVVVPTYNIESYIRKCIDSFKSINDKYYDLFEVLVINDGSHDNSINVVEEMVNGSDLDLKIINKENEGHGSTINRGIKESKGKYFKVVDGDDWVDTLHFEQFLEKLSQVDVDMVITDFTEQHIYDGSMVRINFNNNLEDGKVVQSLPENRIPMHALTYKLNVLKDNNITISENTFYVDIEYTLLPMKYVENYMYLNLDIYQYFLGRPDQSMNINVMKQKSDHHERVTKRILDFYHEIKLNRQLEKIVRDTLTYLIGKQCLLYLMNNDLSSIDGLFSYAEESNFNWKYDRKQKTTSLLYLNYKTKGVFSFVIHSILSKKKKEISNSDVH encoded by the coding sequence ATGGGAAAGAAATTATTAACTGTAGTAGTACCGACATATAATATAGAAAGTTACATTAGGAAGTGTATTGATTCTTTTAAATCAATTAATGATAAGTACTATGATTTATTTGAAGTATTGGTTATAAATGACGGTAGTCATGATAATTCTATAAATGTAGTAGAAGAGATGGTTAATGGAAGTGATTTAGATTTAAAAATCATTAATAAAGAAAATGAAGGACACGGTTCGACAATAAATAGAGGAATAAAAGAATCCAAAGGGAAGTACTTTAAAGTTGTGGATGGGGATGATTGGGTTGATACATTACATTTCGAACAATTTTTAGAAAAACTATCCCAAGTTGATGTCGATATGGTGATTACGGATTTTACCGAACAACATATTTATGATGGGAGTATGGTCCGAATTAATTTTAATAATAATTTAGAAGATGGGAAAGTAGTACAGTCTCTTCCTGAAAATCGAATTCCTATGCATGCACTTACATATAAATTAAATGTATTGAAGGATAATAACATTACTATCAGTGAAAATACTTTTTATGTAGATATAGAATACACGCTTCTGCCAATGAAATATGTTGAGAACTATATGTATTTAAATTTAGATATCTATCAATATTTTTTAGGTAGACCAGATCAAAGTATGAATATTAACGTAATGAAACAAAAATCTGATCATCATGAGAGAGTTACAAAAAGAATATTGGATTTTTATCATGAAATTAAATTAAATAGACAATTGGAAAAGATTGTAAGAGACACATTAACATATCTAATAGGTAAACAGTGCTTACTATATTTGATGAATAATGATCTGAGTAGTATAGATGGATTATTTTCTTATGCTGAAGAAAGTAATTTCAATTGGAAATACGATAGAAAACAAAAAACAACCTCTTTGTTGTATTTAAATTATAAAACAAAGGGAGTATTCAGCTTTGTAATTCATTCAATATTATCCAAAAAGAAGAAAGAAATAAGTAATTCCGATGTTCATTAG
- the cps4B gene encoding capsular polysaccharide biosynthesis protein Cps4B translates to MIDIHSHIVFDVDDGPKSREESKALLTEAYRQGVRTIVSTSHRRKGMFETPEEKIAENFLQVREIAKEVASDLVIAYGAEIYYTPDVLDKLEKKQIPTLNDSRYALIEFSMNTPYRDIHSALSKILMLGITPVIAHIERYDALENNEKCVRELIDMGCYTQVNSSHILKPKLFGERYKFMKKRAQYFLEQDLVHVIASDMHNLDGRPPHMAEAYDLVTQKYGEAKAQELFIDNPRKIVMDQLI, encoded by the coding sequence ATGATTGATATTCATTCGCACATTGTCTTTGATGTAGATGATGGTCCCAAGTCGAGAGAGGAAAGCAAGGCCCTCTTGACAGAAGCCTACAGGCAGGGGGTGCGAACCATTGTCTCTACCTCTCATCGTCGCAAGGGCATGTTTGAAACTCCAGAAGAGAAGATAGCAGAAAATTTTCTTCAGGTTCGGGAAATAGCTAAGGAAGTTGCGAGTGACTTGGTCATTGCTTATGGGGCGGAAATTTACTACACACCAGATGTTCTGGATAAGTTGGAAAAAAAGCAGATTCCGACCCTCAATGATAGTCGTTATGCCTTGATAGAGTTTAGTATGAACACCCCTTATCGCGATATTCATAGCGCCTTGAGCAAGATCTTGATGTTGGGAATTACTCCAGTCATTGCCCACATCGAGCGCTATGATGCTCTTGAAAATAATGAAAAATGCGTTCGAGAACTGATCGATATGGGCTGTTACACGCAAGTAAATAGTTCACACATCCTCAAACCCAAACTTTTTGGAGAACGTTATAAATTCATGAAAAAAAGAGCTCAGTATTTTTTAGAGCAGGATTTGGTTCATGTCATTGCAAGTGATATGCACAATCTAGACGGTAGACCTCCTCATATGGCAGAAGCATATGACCTTGTTACTCAAAAATACGGAGAAGCGAAGGCTCAAGAACTCTTTATAGACAATCCTCGAAAAATTGTAATGGATCAACTAATTTAG
- a CDS encoding LicD family protein, with protein sequence MTKKEKILLKIQEEELKLLKEFIRICSQNKIKYFALGGSLLGAVRHKGFIPWDDDMDLGIPRNDFEKFTNEIDFNKYNKNYILESSEVNLGVIQYKLKSGVQILGEKYEVCLDIFPLDGMPVNKLQKFFFERKILFYRMLYKFSVIDQVVDKDRGAFENLLFKIAKLLKLNKFISTSLMNCKLNKLIKTYDYSSSRYVGNILGRYRSKEIVEKNFFGKGVLLPFEDIYINCPVNYDCYLKNIYCDYMQLPPVEDRIPHFEELKNK encoded by the coding sequence ATGACGAAAAAAGAAAAAATTTTATTAAAAATCCAAGAAGAAGAATTAAAATTATTAAAAGAGTTCATAAGAATATGTTCTCAAAATAAAATCAAATATTTTGCTCTGGGAGGGAGTCTGTTAGGAGCAGTAAGACATAAAGGTTTCATTCCGTGGGATGATGATATGGATCTAGGAATTCCGAGAAATGATTTTGAGAAGTTTACTAATGAAATAGATTTTAACAAATATAATAAAAATTATATTTTAGAAAGTTCTGAAGTGAATTTAGGTGTTATTCAATATAAGTTAAAATCGGGTGTTCAAATATTGGGGGAAAAATATGAAGTATGTTTAGATATATTTCCGTTAGATGGAATGCCAGTAAATAAATTGCAAAAATTTTTTTTTGAAAGAAAAATTCTTTTTTATAGAATGCTTTATAAATTTTCAGTTATAGATCAAGTGGTTGATAAAGATAGAGGAGCTTTTGAAAATTTATTATTTAAAATTGCCAAATTACTCAAACTTAATAAATTTATTTCAACTTCATTGATGAATTGCAAACTTAATAAATTAATAAAAACTTATGATTATAGTAGTTCAAGATATGTAGGTAATATTTTAGGTCGTTACCGTAGTAAAGAAATTGTAGAAAAGAATTTTTTTGGAAAGGGAGTTTTATTACCCTTTGAAGATATATATATTAATTGTCCAGTAAATTATGACTGTTATTTAAAAAATATTTATTGTGATTATATGCAGTTACCGCCGGTTGAAGATAGAATTCCACATTTTGAGGAGCTAAAAAATAAATGA
- the cpsC gene encoding capsular polysaccharide biosynthesis protein CpsC, producing the protein MKEQNTIEIDVFQLLKTLWKRKLIILLVALVTGAGAFAYSTFIVKPEYTSTTRIYVVNRNQGDKPGLTNQDLQAGSYLVKDYREIILSQDVLEKVATNLKLDMPAKTLAGKVQVTVPTDTRIVSISVKDKQPEEASRIANSLREAAAEKIIAVTRVSDVTTLEEARPATTPSSPNVRRNTLFGFLGGAVVTVITVLLIELLDTRVKRPEDVEDVLQIPLLGVVPDLDKMK; encoded by the coding sequence ATGAAAGAACAAAATACGATAGAAATCGATGTATTTCAATTACTTAAAACCTTGTGGAAACGCAAGCTAATTATTTTATTAGTGGCACTTGTGACAGGTGCGGGAGCTTTTGCATATAGCACTTTTATCGTTAAGCCAGAATATACGAGTACTACGCGTATTTACGTAGTGAATCGCAATCAAGGAGATAAGCCGGGGTTGACAAATCAGGACTTGCAGGCAGGATCTTATCTGGTAAAAGACTACCGTGAGATTATCCTTTCGCAGGATGTATTGGAAAAGGTAGCGACAAATTTGAAATTGGATATGCCAGCAAAAACGTTAGCCGGCAAAGTTCAAGTGACTGTACCAACTGACACTCGTATCGTTTCAATTTCTGTCAAGGATAAACAACCAGAGGAAGCCAGTCGCATCGCTAATTCTCTACGAGAAGCTGCTGCAGAAAAGATCATCGCTGTAACGCGAGTATCTGATGTAACGACGCTTGAAGAAGCGCGACCAGCTACGACTCCCTCTTCTCCAAATGTTCGACGCAACACCTTGTTTGGTTTTCTTGGAGGAGCCGTCGTAACAGTAATTACTGTTCTTTTGATTGAGTTGCTTGATACCCGTGTGAAACGTCCTGAAGATGTTGAAGATGTACTGCAAATTCCACTTTTAGGGGTCGTTCCAGATTTGGACAAAATGAAATAG
- a CDS encoding glycosyltransferase family 4 protein: MKKIGIVKWEMHTAGGGEKVAINLASELSQKYEVHLVSMFSNAEVFFPLNNSFRFVNLSSKKLSMSKNFLEAVKKLRTYIIEHDLDIVLGIGISMNCIGIASTLGMEVKFVSCDHTNSIVDLDTRVKRIQRYVASRFADKIITLTTSDRDNYIKKYKLNPLKIDYIYNWVDPLVVDKLFDRNSKKLVTVGRFDKQKGYDLLSKVAIQVLLKNPDWEWDIYGSGNEQIKQDLITELYKGGVLSRVHFKGNVKGTENIYPGHAIYVMTSRYEGLPLVLLEAKQYGLPIVSFKCPTGPSEIVLDEENGYLVDNYDVDYMSRKISDLIENENLRLKFSDESMKDTDKFSKKKIIKQWEDLIEEMIGE, translated from the coding sequence ATGAAAAAAATAGGTATAGTGAAATGGGAAATGCATACTGCTGGTGGTGGAGAAAAAGTAGCAATAAATTTAGCAAGTGAGTTGTCACAAAAATATGAGGTCCATCTAGTGTCAATGTTTTCAAATGCTGAAGTTTTTTTCCCATTGAATAATTCTTTCCGTTTTGTAAATTTATCTTCAAAAAAGCTATCAATGAGTAAGAATTTTTTAGAAGCCGTGAAAAAATTGAGAACATACATTATTGAGCATGATCTTGATATTGTTTTGGGCATTGGAATAAGTATGAATTGTATTGGAATTGCAAGTACATTAGGAATGGAGGTGAAATTTGTTTCATGTGACCATACAAATTCAATCGTTGATTTAGATACTAGAGTAAAAAGAATTCAAAGGTATGTGGCATCTAGATTTGCAGATAAGATAATTACACTTACTACATCAGATAGAGATAATTATATAAAAAAATATAAATTGAATCCCCTAAAAATAGACTATATTTATAACTGGGTGGATCCACTTGTAGTAGATAAATTATTTGATAGAAACTCTAAGAAGCTTGTTACTGTTGGACGCTTTGATAAACAAAAAGGTTATGATTTGTTATCTAAGGTAGCAATTCAAGTATTATTAAAGAATCCAGATTGGGAATGGGATATATATGGTTCGGGCAATGAGCAAATAAAACAAGATCTGATTACTGAATTGTATAAAGGTGGTGTTTTATCACGAGTTCATTTTAAAGGGAATGTAAAAGGTACAGAAAATATTTATCCGGGTCATGCTATTTATGTAATGACTTCTCGTTATGAAGGCCTTCCCTTAGTTCTTTTAGAAGCTAAACAGTACGGACTACCTATTGTTAGTTTTAAATGTCCAACTGGTCCATCAGAAATAGTTTTAGATGAAGAAAATGGATATTTAGTTGACAATTACGATGTTGACTACATGAGTAGAAAAATTTCTGATTTAATTGAAAACGAGAATTTGAGATTAAAATTTTCAGATGAATCAATGAAGGATACTGATAAATTCAGCAAGAAAAAGATTATAAAGCAGTGGGAAGACTTAATTGAAGAAATGATAGGGGAATAG
- a CDS encoding peptide ABC transporter substrate-binding protein: protein MIKMKKRLIGTGLVLATGILLSACGQSNTDTSTFSSTFGANPTTFNYLLDYYADNTAVITNLVDGLLENDSYGNLTPALAEDWSVSADDLTYTYKLRKDAKWYTADGEEYAPVKAQDFVTGIKYAADNKGQAMDLIQNSIKGLNDYVTGVTNDFSTVGVKALDDYTVEYTLTRPEPYWNSKTTNSILFPVNEEFLKSKDKDFGTLTPDSILYNGPYLLKDFTSKSSIEYVKNPHYYDHDKVTIEKVKLAYFDGSDQEMTIRNFESGAYSLAGVYPNSSSYAKTKEKYQDNIVYSLQDKTSWYFNFNVNRKAYNHTAKTSDQQKNSTQTAILNKNFRQALNFAIDRTAYSAQSNGQEAASNTLRNTLVPPTFVQVGDKSFGEVVSSKLVQYGTEWSEINLSDAQDGYFNREKAQAKFAEAKKELEAQGVTFPIHLDIPVDQTNKNAVSGMNSLKQTLETVLGSDHVVIDVQQLSTDDFGNVAFLAPNPAARDYDLNFDGWVGDYQDPSTYLDPFNAEDGFYLKIFGLDAKEDQDKIKSLGLDTYTKLLKEADAENKDVSKRYEKYAEAQAWMIDNSLVMSAMSNGGTASVTKVTPFTRAYSLVGIKGDGNNYKYMRLQKDPVTKKQFDEAKTKWEEESKKAIEKSQKEFKNHIK, encoded by the coding sequence CCAACACAGATACAAGCACCTTCTCATCAACATTTGGTGCGAATCCGACAACTTTTAACTATCTTCTAGATTATTATGCAGATAATACTGCTGTTATTACCAATCTCGTAGATGGTTTGTTAGAGAATGACAGCTATGGCAACCTAACGCCAGCTCTAGCTGAGGATTGGTCTGTTTCAGCAGATGATTTGACCTATACCTACAAACTCAGAAAAGATGCCAAGTGGTACACAGCCGATGGAGAAGAGTATGCTCCAGTCAAAGCTCAGGATTTTGTCACTGGGATCAAATATGCCGCTGACAACAAGGGGCAAGCCATGGATCTGATCCAAAATTCAATCAAGGGATTGAATGACTATGTGACGGGTGTGACTAATGACTTTTCAACTGTTGGTGTCAAAGCATTGGATGATTACACAGTCGAGTACACTTTAACTCGACCAGAGCCGTATTGGAATTCAAAAACAACCAATAGTATCCTTTTCCCAGTCAACGAAGAGTTCTTGAAATCAAAGGATAAAGATTTTGGAACCTTGACACCAGACAGTATCCTTTATAATGGTCCATATTTGTTAAAAGATTTTACATCAAAATCGTCAATCGAATATGTGAAGAATCCACACTACTATGACCATGATAAAGTGACCATTGAAAAAGTTAAATTAGCCTATTTTGATGGCTCTGATCAAGAGATGACCATTCGAAACTTTGAAAGTGGTGCCTATTCACTTGCGGGAGTCTATCCAAATAGCTCGAGCTATGCCAAGACGAAAGAAAAATACCAAGACAATATTGTTTATAGCTTACAAGACAAGACTTCTTGGTACTTCAACTTTAATGTAAACCGTAAAGCCTATAACCATACTGCTAAAACATCAGACCAGCAAAAGAACTCAACGCAAACAGCGATTTTAAATAAAAACTTCCGTCAGGCCTTGAACTTTGCCATCGATCGTACAGCCTACTCTGCCCAATCTAACGGGCAAGAAGCAGCAAGTAATACCCTTCGTAATACCCTTGTTCCCCCTACATTTGTGCAAGTGGGAGATAAGAGCTTTGGGGAAGTGGTCTCTTCTAAACTTGTTCAGTATGGAACAGAATGGTCAGAAATCAACTTGTCGGATGCCCAAGACGGTTACTTTAACAGGGAAAAGGCTCAAGCAAAATTTGCGGAAGCTAAAAAGGAATTGGAAGCCCAAGGGGTGACCTTCCCCATTCATTTGGACATCCCGGTTGATCAAACCAATAAAAATGCAGTTTCTGGTATGAATTCACTTAAACAGACACTTGAAACAGTACTAGGTTCTGATCATGTCGTCATTGATGTTCAGCAACTTTCAACGGATGACTTTGGGAATGTCGCTTTCCTAGCTCCAAATCCAGCAGCTCGTGATTACGATTTGAACTTTGATGGCTGGGTTGGTGATTACCAAGATCCGTCAACTTATCTGGATCCATTTAATGCAGAAGATGGCTTCTATCTCAAGATTTTCGGTTTAGATGCTAAGGAAGATCAGGATAAAATTAAGAGTTTGGGATTGGATACCTATACGAAACTTCTAAAAGAAGCAGATGCTGAGAATAAAGACGTTTCTAAACGTTATGAAAAATACGCTGAAGCTCAAGCTTGGATGATTGACAATTCTCTAGTCATGTCTGCTATGTCAAATGGTGGTACGGCCTCTGTAACCAAAGTAACTCCATTTACACGTGCCTACTCTCTAGTGGGAATCAAAGGTGATGGAAATAACTACAAGTATATGAGACTGCAAAAAGATCCTGTTACCAAGAAACAATTTGATGAAGCCAAGACTAAGTGGGAAGAAGAGAGTAAAAAGGCTATCGAAAAGAGCCAAAAAGAATTTAAAAATCATATCAAATAA
- a CDS encoding tyrosine-protein kinase — protein sequence MPTLEISQAKLDLVKKAEEYYNALCTNLQLSGDDLKVFSITSVKPGEGKSTTSTNIAWAFARAGYKTLLIDGDIRNSVMSGVFKARDKITGLTEFLSGTTDLSQGLCDTNIENLFVIQAGSVSPNPTALLQSKNFSTMLETLRKYFDYIIVDTAPVGAVIDAAIITRKCDASILVTAAGETNRRDIQKAKEQLEHTGKPFLGVVLNKFDTSVDKYGSYGNYGDYGEK from the coding sequence ATGCCAACGTTAGAAATCTCACAGGCAAAATTGGATCTTGTAAAAAAGGCAGAGGAGTATTATAATGCTTTGTGCACGAACCTACAGTTAAGTGGAGATGATTTGAAAGTATTTTCTATCACTTCAGTGAAACCAGGAGAAGGAAAATCAACGACTTCCACTAATATCGCTTGGGCTTTTGCGCGTGCAGGTTACAAAACGCTGCTGATTGATGGAGATATTCGCAATTCTGTTATGTCAGGTGTCTTTAAAGCAAGAGATAAGATTACAGGTCTGACAGAATTTCTATCAGGAACTACAGACCTATCACAAGGGCTCTGTGATACCAATATCGAAAATCTCTTTGTAATTCAGGCTGGATCTGTGTCACCGAATCCGACAGCTCTTCTTCAAAGTAAGAATTTCAGTACAATGCTTGAAACCTTGCGTAAATATTTTGACTACATCATTGTAGACACTGCTCCCGTAGGTGCCGTGATTGATGCAGCTATCATTACGCGAAAATGTGATGCTTCTATTTTAGTGACGGCAGCGGGTGAAACAAATCGAAGGGATATTCAAAAAGCGAAAGAACAACTGGAACACACAGGGAAGCCGTTTTTAGGAGTTGTATTGAATAAATTCGATACTTCAGTAGACAAATACGGTTCTTATGGAAATTATGGAGATTACGGGGAAAAATAA
- a CDS encoding glycosyltransferase family 8 protein codes for MNIVYATDNNFVDVLCASIKSLYTTNSDLNLNLWIIADNVFEKNKEKVNNLSKQYAQKEINWIENIEIPFRLHLDRGSISSFSRLFLGSVLPNTISEILYLDSDIIVMNSLKSLLNIDFGNKILYGVNDTFNKEYKKVLDIPIDKDMFNAGVMFIDLEKWRNNNIEEKLLQVIQKFNGTILQGDLGVLNAVLYNSFGVLPPEYNYMTIFEDMSYEEMITFKKPINYYSKEEIQEARDRIVLRHFTTSFLSKRPWQEGSTVAHIEQFKKYYEGSYNAVKESLLLKVFQKLPKKSAVFLLGFIQSKIRPKLYRILK; via the coding sequence ATGAATATTGTTTATGCGACAGATAATAATTTTGTAGATGTATTGTGTGCCTCTATCAAGTCACTTTATACTACTAATTCAGATTTAAATTTAAATTTATGGATTATTGCTGATAATGTTTTTGAGAAAAATAAAGAAAAGGTTAATAATTTGTCAAAACAATATGCACAAAAGGAAATTAATTGGATTGAAAATATTGAAATTCCATTTAGATTACATTTAGATAGAGGATCAATTAGTTCATTCAGTAGGTTATTTTTGGGAAGTGTTCTTCCGAATACAATTAGTGAAATACTCTATCTTGATAGTGATATTATTGTAATGAATTCTTTGAAAAGTCTTTTAAATATTGATTTCGGGAACAAAATTCTTTATGGAGTTAATGATACTTTTAATAAAGAATATAAGAAGGTCTTGGATATACCTATTGATAAAGATATGTTTAATGCTGGAGTTATGTTTATTGATTTAGAGAAGTGGCGAAATAATAATATTGAAGAAAAATTATTGCAAGTAATTCAAAAGTTTAACGGGACTATATTGCAAGGTGATTTAGGAGTTTTGAATGCAGTATTATATAATTCATTTGGAGTACTTCCTCCTGAATATAATTATATGACTATATTCGAAGATATGAGTTATGAAGAAATGATAACATTTAAAAAGCCAATCAATTATTATTCAAAAGAGGAAATTCAAGAAGCGAGAGATCGTATCGTATTACGACATTTTACTACCAGCTTTTTATCAAAACGTCCTTGGCAAGAAGGCAGTACTGTAGCTCATATAGAGCAATTTAAAAAATATTATGAAGGTAGTTACAATGCTGTTAAAGAATCACTTTTATTAAAAGTATTTCAAAAATTACCTAAAAAAAGTGCGGTATTTTTGTTAGGATTTATTCAATCAAAAATTAGACCAAAATTGTATAGAATTTTGAAATAA